A single genomic interval of Penicillium psychrofluorescens genome assembly, chromosome: 2 harbors:
- a CDS encoding uncharacterized protein (ID:PFLUO_003611-T1.cds;~source:funannotate) yields the protein MFYSCKRFLLPAAVGLLIRSPGVDGHVIPSGGRSDYLLQAKAAVTTLQQWYNTTTGIWDTTGWWNSANALTMLADLTAVDPSMIHTTLPVFENTFVNAQKYNFNTTEPTDVHPNGFINQYYDDEGWWALAWIKVFDQVHDPKYLSTAASIFNNMITGWGATCGGVWWDKPHTQNGAIENELFLSVAAHLANRMHDKDYYLHWALKEWTWFQESGMINAQNNINNGLDLTTCQNDNGTIWSYNQGVILGGLVELSRAFPEDSSYLRTANNIAFAALEVLTDSNGILHDVCEPDCGADASQFKGIFSRNVQALYEASPSEQLKSFIERNADSIWKNDRADGNELDIVWSGPFMGSANASTQSSACDALVAAVGTQWNPRHA from the coding sequence ATGTTTTATTCTTGCAAAAGATTCCTTTTACCTGCTGCTGTCGGACTCCTTATCCGGTCTCCGGGCGTTGATGGCCATGTCATTCCAAGCGGAGGACGATCAGACTACCTGTTGCAAGCGAAAGCCGCGGTGACAACCTTGCAACAATGGTATAACACAACCACCGGGATATGGGACACGACGGGATGGTGGAACAGCGCCAATGCCTTGACAATGTTAGCTGACCTGACCGCCGTTGATCCTTCCATGATTCACACAACCCTTCCGGTATTTGAGAATACGTTTGTCAATGCTCAGAAATACAACTTTAACACGACTGAACCCACGGACGTGCATCCGAATGGTTTTATCAACCAATATTACGACGATGAAGGTTGGTGGGCGCTTGCTTGGATCAAAGTGTTCGACCAGGTCCACGACCCGAAATACCTTTCGACGGCTGCCAGCATTTTCAACAACATGATCACAGGCTGGGGTGCCACCTGCGGCGGTGTTTGGTGGGATAAACCTCATACTCAGAACGGGGCTATTGAGAACGAGCTCTTTCTCAGCGTCGCAGCCCACCTCGCCAACAGAATGCATGATAAAGACTATTACCTGCATTGGGCCTTGAAAGAATGGACTTGGTTCCAGGAAAGTGGGATGATCAACGCACAAAACAACATCAATAACGGCCTTGACTTGACGACATGTCAGAACGACAATGGAACGATCTGGTCATATAACCAGGGTGTTAttctcggcggcctcgttGAGCTTTCCCGGGCGTTCCCAGAAGACTCCTCCTACTTGAGGACGGCCAACAACATCGCCTTTGCTGCCTTGGAAGTGCTTACTGATTCGAATGGCATCCTGCACGATGTTTGTGAGCCAGATTGTGGCGCTGATGCATCTCAGTTCAAGGGAATCTTCTCGCGGAACGTTCAGGCTTTATATGAAGCTTCCCCAAGTGAACAGCTGAAGTCATTCATTGAGAGGAATGCAGACAGTATCTGGAAGAACGACCGGGCCGATGGTAACGAGCTTGATATTGTCTGGTCGGGCCCGTTCATGGGTAGTGCTAATGCATCAACGCAAAGTTCTGCCTGCGATGCTCTGGTAGCAGCTGTTGGCACCCAGTGGAACCCTAGACACGCTTGA
- a CDS encoding uncharacterized protein (ID:PFLUO_003606-T1.cds;~source:funannotate) yields the protein MFKLARSRPIAAAFRAATESSVQSRLALQQKRNLSIHEYLSARLLKSYGVGVPKGEVARSPEEAEAVARSIGNDDMVIKAQVLAGGRGKGTFDNGLKGGVRVIYSSTEAKMFADQMIGHKLVTKQTGAGGRICNSVYICERKFARREFYLAVLMDRGTQSPVIVASSQGGMDIETVAKENPDAILTTPIDINVGVTDAIARTIATDLGFSSQCIEDAKEAIQNLYKCFMERDATQIEINPLSETSDHQVLAMDAKLSFDDNAEFRQQEAFSWRDPSQEDADEVKAAEHGLNFIKLDGDIGCLVNGAGLAMATMDIIKLNGGSPANFLDVGGGATPAAIKSAFELITSDPKVSAVFVNIFGGIVRCDAIAQGLINVVQDMGLRTPIVARLQGTNMEQAHKLINESGLKIFSIEDLQNAAEKSVQFSKVVKMAREIDVGVEFTLGI from the exons atGTTCAAGCTCGCTCGCAGCAGACCAATCGCTGCTGCTTTCAGGGCCGCGACG GAGTCCTCCGTCCAGAGCAGACTGGCTCTGCAGCAGAAGCGCAACCTCTCTATCCACGAATACCTGTCCGCCAGGCTCCTCAAGTCG TACGGCGTTGGTGTCCCCAAGGGCGAGGTTGCTCGTTCTCCCGAAGAGGCTGAGGCCGTTGCGCGATCGATCG GAAACGATGACATGGTGATCAAGGCCCAggttctggctggtggaCGTGGTAAGGGTACCTTTGACAACGGTCTGAAGGGTGGTGTCCGGGTGATTTACTC TTCCACCGAGGCCAAGATGTTCGCCGACCAGATGATCGGCCACAAGCTCGTCACCAAGCAAACCGGTGCCGGCGGCCGTATTTGCAACTCAGTGTACATCTGCGAGCGCAAGTTCGCCCGCCGTGAGTTCTACCTCGCTGTCCTCATGGACCGTGGTACCCAGTCCCCCGTCATAGTCGCCTCGTCGCAGGGTGGTATGGACATCGAGACCGTCGCCAAGGAGAACCCCGATGCCATCCTGACCACCCCCATCGACATCAACGTTGGTGTCACCGACGCCATCGCCCGCACGATTGCCACCGACCTGGGCTTCTCTTCACAGTGCATCGAGgatgccaaggaggccatccagaacctcTACAAGTGCTTCATGGAGCGGGATGCTACTCAGATCGAGATCAACCCTCTGTCGGAGACCTCGGACCACCAGGTCCTGGCCATGGACGCCAAGCTGAGCTTCGACGACAACGCCGAGTTCCGCCAGCAGGAGGCCTTCTCGTGGCGCGATCCCTCCCAGGAGGACGCTGATGAGGTCAAGGCTGCCGAGCACGGCCTGAACTTCATCAAGCTGGACGGTGACATTGGCTGCCTGGTCAACGGCGCTGGTCTTGCCATGGCCACcatggatatcatcaagCTGAACGGCGGCAGCCCCGCCAACTTCCTGGATGTCGGAGGTGGTGCTACCCCGGCCGCCATCAAGAGCGCCTTCGAGCTGATCACCAGCGACCCCAAGGTGTCTGCCGTCTTCGTCAACATCTTTGGCGGTATCGTGCGCTGTGACGCCATTGCCCAGGGTCTGATCAACGTCGTGCAGGACATGGGTCTCCGCACCCCGATTGTGGCCCGTCTGCAGGGCACCAACATGGAGCAGGCTCACAAGCTGATTAACGAGTCCGGcctgaagatcttctcgatcgAGGACCTCCAGAACGCCGCCGAGAAGTCCGTCCAGTTCTCCAAGGTCGTCAAGATGGCCCGGGAGATCGACGTTGGCGTCGAGTTCACCCTGGGCATCTAA
- a CDS encoding uncharacterized protein (ID:PFLUO_003610-T1.cds;~source:funannotate), with protein MVDRSMAVKAVAATFVSIAFVVVCLRVYCRLRVVKSFGWDDGLMVVAMLFYIMYSGSMIGGSLYGTGKLFEEISPENALMAMRYWWLCEIGYCFSSVFCKASVCVFLLRITVRRVHNWILYLVMFLTVATGLLFMFLMLLQCKPLSFFWTRVGPDPPAHGSLQSLQ; from the exons ATGGTTGACCGCAGCATGGCCGTGAAAGCCGTGGCGGCGACATTTGTATCAATTGCTTTCGTCGTGGTCTGTCTTCGGGTATATTGCCGATTGAGAGTGGTCAAGAGCTTTGGATGGGACGATGGCCTTATGGTCGTGGCTATG CTCTTTTATATCATGTACTCCGGAAGCATGATTGGCGGAAGCCTCTATGGCACCGGGAAGCTATTCGAAGAAATATCCCCGGAAAACGCTCTTATGGCAATGAGA TACTGGTGGCTTTGCGAGATTGGGTACTGCTTTTCTTCCGTCTTCTGCAAAGCCTCCGTCTGCGTCTTCCTGCTCCGGATTACCGTTCGCCGCGTGCACAACTGGATCCTGTACCTTGTCATGTTCCTTACCGTGGCAACAGGGCTATTGTTCATGTTCCTGATGCTTCTGCAGTGCAAGCCTCTCTCATTCTTCTGGACCAGAGTTGGCCCCGATCCTCCAGCACATGGATCAT TGCAATCGCTGCAGTGA
- a CDS encoding uncharacterized protein (ID:PFLUO_003603-T1.cds;~source:funannotate) produces the protein MVSFSKLALGLAALSGVLAAPSELSKRQTITTSTTGTNNGYYYSFWTNGDGTVDYTNGDGGEYSVTWSNANGGDFTCGKGWNPGSAQDISFSGTFSPSGNAYLSVYGWTTSPLVEYYIMESYGDYDPGSSMTHMGTVTSDGSTYDIYSHQQVDQPSISGTATFNQYWSIRQSKRSSGTVTTANHFDAWAALGMDLGTFNYQILSTEGYESSGSSTITVS, from the exons ATGGTGTCCTTCTCCAAGCTAGCCCTGGGGCTGGCTGCTCTGTCCGGTGTCCTTGCGGCCCCCAGTGAGCTGTCCAAGCGCCAGACGATCACGACCAGCACTACTGGCACCAACAACGGCTACTACTATTCCTTCTGGACCAATGGAGATGGCACTGTCGACTACACCAACGGCGATGGTGGTGAATACAGTGTCACTTGGTCCAACGCCAACGGTGGTGACTTTACCTGTGGAAAGGGCTGGAATCCAGGCAGTGCTCA GGacatctccttctccggtACCTTCAGTCCTAGTGGAAATGCCTATCTGTCCGTCTATGGCTGGACCACTAGCCCCCTGGTTGAGTACTACATTATGGAAAGCTACGGAGACTACGACCCGGGCTCTAGCATGACTCACATGGGCACTGTCACTTCCGATGGCTCTACGTACGACATCTATTCTCACCAACAG GTCGACCAGCCCTCAATCAGCGGCACGGCCACCTTCAACCAGTACTGGTCGATCCGTCAGAGCAAGCGATCCAGCGGTACCGTCACCACAGCTAACCACTTCGATGCTTGGGCTGCTCTGGGTATGGACCTGGGGACCTTTAACTATCAGATTCTCTCGACAGAGGGATACGAGAGTAGTGGAAGCTCGACTATTACCGTTTCGTAG
- a CDS encoding uncharacterized protein (ID:PFLUO_003607-T1.cds;~source:funannotate) — translation MEPDPNVQAIIASFSALSSKQARQAVYRGILDQLVLDEWREVKSRLNPQIFQRDLVGTLPLEIVALVVEYWELVDVVLCRRV, via the exons ATGGAGCCAGACCCCAACGTTCAGGCCATCATAGCCAGTTTCAGCGCTCTCAGCTCAAAACAGGCCCGTCAAGCTGT ATACCGTGGCATCCTGGATCAGCTCGTCCTGGATGAATGGCGCGAGGTGAAGAGTCGCCTCAATCCACAGATCTTTCAACGCGACTTGGTCGGCACCTTGCCGCTGGAGATTGTCGCTCTGGTTGTCGAGTACTGGGAGCTAGTCGATGTCGTCCTCTGTCGCAGGGTATGA
- a CDS encoding uncharacterized protein (ID:PFLUO_003608-T1.cds;~source:funannotate): MNSFADPPTVRNTVAGAALAPGYTRNLPVLSSSGPHSVAAREMAASSVTAGGASAHGSSDGDRPGVTTNGSVDANTNAPNQTIGAAAAAQQPKVVQTAFIHKLYNMLEDTSIQHLISWSSTNDSFVMSPTSEFSKVLAQYFKHTNISSFVRQLNMYGFHKVSDVFHTGSPDSALWEFKHGNGNFRRGDLVGLREIKRRASRHALIHRDSFPSHKTAISQPGTPAEPVPDATEARLMTLEHSLYDMHNRLSRAEEGNVALNSKCQGMAESLAKCYHWTHSISRFLLAVVPDRESPLHRDVSNMQREVERHLDSIRALENPHDSLMPPRQPYFGNMPVEAGPPLSPRQMPQDDSRRQSMIRPPVPPHLAVSPRRYGSIGGPTASATYNRPQAHPVAPQQQQAMPHPLSVSTPPGPNLARRHTSADIRQHGWPPSGTSPLPLGTAGPGPWPPSPHRVPISSDQQVRDVLAQYEMGGPRRLQDRSRHATPPTNIDSSPSLLGVDNGWSLGGSRFARQDSSLPATRRSSMASNVHSLLNPADTAERPDEDQNMSEDRKRKRLE, encoded by the exons ATGAACAGCTTCGCCGATCCTCCAACCGTGAGAAACACTGTCGCCGGGGCTGCACTCGCCCCGGGATACACACGCAACCTTCCGGTTCTTTCATCGTCCGGGCCGCATTCTGTTGCTGCGAGGGAGATGGCTGCCTCGTCTGTGACGGCAGGCGGTGCCTCTGCACACGGCAGCTCCGATGGCGACCGACCGGGAGTTACTACCAATGGCTCGGTGGATGCCAACACCAATGCTCCCAACCAGACGAtcggagctgctgcggcagctcAGCAGCCCAAGGTCGTGCAGACTGCCTTCATCCATAAGCTCTACAA CATGTTAGAAGATACCAGTATCCAGCATCTCATCTCCTGGTCGAGCACCAACGATAGCTTTGTCATGTCCCCGACCTCGGAGTTTTCCAAAGTCTTAGC CCAGTACTTCAAGCACACTAATATCTCCTCGTTCGTCCGCCAGCTGAACATGTATGGGTTTCATAAAG TGAGCGATGTGTTCCATACAGGGTCCCCGGATTCTGCCCTGTGGGAATTTAAGCATGGGAACGGTAATTTCAGACGCGGCGACCTGGTCGGGCTACGAGAAATCAAACGACGGGCATCCAGACATGCTTTGATCCATCGGGACTCGTTCCCTAGCCACAAAACCGCAATATCGCAGCCTGGTACCCCAGCGGAGCCGGTTCCTGATGCGACGGAGGCTCGGTTGATGACTCTCGAGCACTCGCTATACGACATGCATAATCGTTTGTCgcgcgccgaggagggcAATGTGGCGTTGAATTCGAAGTGCCAGGGCATGGCCGAGAGCCTCGCCAAATGCTACCAC TGGACACACTCGATCTCGCGGTTTCTTCTGGCTGTCGTCCCCGATAGGGAAAGCCCTCTACATCGTGATG TCTCCAACATGCAAAGGGAAGTAGAGAGGCATCTCGACAGTATACGCGCTCTCGAAAACCCGCACGACTCGCTCATGCCTCCACGCCAACCGTACTTTGGCAACATGCCCGTTGAAGCCGGACCACCTCTCTCGCCTCGCCAAATGCCGCAGGATGACAGCCGCCGACAGTCTATGATCCGGCCACCCGTTCCTCCGCACCTCGCGGTGTCTCCTCGCCGTTATGGCTCGATTGGTGGCCCCACTGCGTCAGCAACTTATAATCGACCGCAGGCCCACCCAGTTGCtccgcagcaacaacaagcGATGCCGCATCCTCTGTCTGTTTCCACCCCGCCGGGACCTAACCTTGCCCGCAGGCACACCTCTGCCGACATTCGGCAACACGGCTGGCCCCCGTCGGGCACTTCTCCCCTCCCTCTGGGCACCGCCGGTCCTGGCCCTTGGCCTCCGTCTCCGCACCGAGTACCGATCTCTAGTGACCAGCAAGTTCGAGATGTTTTGGCTCAGTACGAAATGGGTGGTCCCCGGCGACTGCAAGACCGATCCCGTCATGCCACCCCACCGACGAACATCGATTCTTCCCCGTCCTTGCTTGGAGTGGACAACGGCTGGTCACTCGGAGGTTCTCGATTCGCACGGCAGGATTCCTCTCTGCCCGCGACACGCCGTTCGAGCATGGCGAGCAACGTTCACTCCTTGCTCAACCCTGCCGATACTGCGGAACGGCCTGACGAGGACCAGAACATGTCGGAGGACCGCAAGCGGAAACGACTTGAATGA
- a CDS encoding uncharacterized protein (ID:PFLUO_003604-T1.cds;~source:funannotate), which translates to MADLLTIRHKRTRGEDGYRTPTIEDAERALYLVDQEDSPGSRVRDVHTTALVAALQQVPSRATAESNRRCKELPGGPAYDGESLSRRRTDASATSLSWKKRIRHVTWAYFTLTMATGGLANVLYQVPYRFRGLKTIGDIVFLTNIALYIMVWGLLIARFYYYPYTFKASFLHPTESLFVPASVVSFGTILINVSQYGAGSTGDWLQRAVGILFWIDATLAVMFSAGIYVLLWSTQTFTIAQMTPIWIFPAYPMLIIGPHAGVLGEKLEPSRALPILIGATTIQGVGFLVSLMVYSAFIYRLMTQKLPKENLRPGMFVSVGPSGFTVAGLVNMASEAKRCFPADFMGNGPLAADIIKVVVDFAALWLWG; encoded by the exons atggccgaccTTTTGACTATCCGGCACAAGCGAACTCGTGGCGAGGATGGTTATCGGACCCCCACCATCGAAGATGCCGAGCGGGCATTGTACCTCGTGGACCAGGAAGACAGTCCCGGTAGCAGAGTACGGGATGTCCATACGACGGCGCTCGTCGCCGCGCTGCAGCAAGTGCCATCACGGGCCACCGCTGAATCGAACCGTCGATGTAAGGAATTGCCTGGTGGACCAGCGTACGATGGCGAAAGTCTTTCTCGGAGAAGAACCGATGCGTCAGCCACGAGTCTTAGTTGGAAAAAGCGCATTCGACACGTCACCTGGGCCTACTTTACCTTGACCATGGCCACGGGTGGCTTGGCCAATGTCTTATATCAAG TACCCTACCGGTTTCGAGGTTTGAAAACCATTGGGGATATTGTCTTCTTGACCAACATTGCACTATACATCATGGTTTGGGGTCTTCTGATCGCAAGATTCTACTATTATCCGTATACATTCAAGGCATCTTTCCTCCACCCAACAGAATCCTTGTTTGTGCCGGCATCAGTGGTGTCCTTTGGAACGATCTTGATCAATGTATCCCAGTACGGCGCCGGCAGCACGGGGGATTGGTTGCAACGAGCAGTGGGCATTTTGTTCTGGATTGATGCCACACTTGCGGTGATGTTCTCGGCGGGAATCTACGTTCTTCT ATGGTCAACCCAGACCTTTACCATTGCACAAATGACTCCAATCTGGATCTTCCCTGCGTACCCTATGCTCATCATCGGACCTCATGCTGGCGTCTTGGGCGAGAAGCTAGAACCGTCGCGCGCCCTGCCGATCCTTATTGGCGCCACGACAATCCAGGGAGTCGGCTTTTTGGTCTCGCTGATGGTCTACTCGGCCTTCATCTACCGACTCATGACGCAGAAACTCCCCAAGGAGAATTTGCGCCCTGGTATGTTTGTATCTGTGGGACCCAGCGGATTCACCGTTGCGGGGCTCGTCAATATGGCCTCCGAGGCGAAGCGGTGCTTCCCGGCTGATTTTATGGGGAACGGGCCGCTGGCGGCCGATATCATTAAGGTGGTTGTGGATTTTGCAGCATTGTGGTTGTGGGGGTAA
- a CDS encoding uncharacterized protein (ID:PFLUO_003612-T1.cds;~source:funannotate), protein MRVFTLLSLGLAAVAHARPALPDSFTYNATSFLLNGEPYQIIGGQMDPQRVPWQYWKQRLAMARAMGLNTIFSYIYWNQIEDQPGQYMTHESNNIYAYVQEAHQAGLQVVLRVGPYICGEHEWGGFPAWLNNIDNMTVRSNNPQFLDRTQSWLNWLADWLRPMMISNGGPIIMVQIENEYGFYGDDHSYTDALSAQFHASFVGSGVVFYTNDGGSQSALQAGAIPNVLAEIDGSTPLSSFQGRSSYLNASSQGPNLDGEYYITWLDQWDPYTAHQSDVNNPQAIATAQSTLQSTVNSGDSFSIYMFNGGTNFGFQSGSDYGNGTEPITTSYDYGAPLDESGRPNDIYHALRQTLGQYSPHLPDVPRVEPMISIPPIDIKPSFHLFDGLPTPHKMESPTNMEALGQWYGFTLYRTTANASYSGFLQPGVAAKDRVIVYVNGVRQGVFDSRYPNNAQQNVSVTLNSGDVLDLLNENMGRVNFGSDIPYQTKGVFGDVTVGGSILTGWEVYTLPLASGMAEPCDARKPTNISSSSSPIFYTGTFDLSTVSDTWLELPGWTKGVIWVNGNNLGRYWTIGPQQSYYLPGVWMQKKHNVIQILNLEPTGQEGTVSGVTDRSWFNRPDPDAP, encoded by the coding sequence ATGCGGGTTTTTACCTTACTCTCGCTTGGTCTTGCAGCTGTCGCCCATGCAAGGCCAGCTCTGCCAGATTCCTTCACGTACAATGCAACCAGTTTCCTCCTCAATGGTGAACCTTATCAAATTATCGGTGGCCAAATGGACCCCCAGCGCGTCCCATGGCAATATTGGAAGCAACGTCTTGCCATGGCACGTGCAATGGGCCTGAACACCATATTCAGCTACATTTACTGGAATCAGATCGAGGATCAGCCGGGCCAATACATGACCCACGAAAGTAACAATATCTATGCCTATGTGCAGGAGGCACATCAAGCCGGCTTGCAGGTTGTGCTGCGCGTGGGGCCTTATATCTGCGGCGAGCACGAGTGGGGAGGGTTCCCAGCTTGGCTAAACAACATCGACAACATGACAGTGCGCTCTAACAACCCGCAATTCTTGGATCGGACCCAGTCCTGGCTCAACTGGCTGGCTGACTGGCTGCGCCCGATGATGATTAGCAATGGCGgccccatcatcatggtgCAGATAGAGAATGAATACGGATTCTATGGAGACGATCACTCCTATACAGACGCTCTTTCGGCACAGTTCCATGCCAGCTTTGTTGGTAGTGGTGTTGTCTTTTATACAAATGATGGAGGTTCACAGAGCGCTTTACAGGCCGGTGCAATCCCTAATGTTCTTGCCGAGATCGATGGGTCAACTCCGTTATCCAGTTTCCAAGGCCGATCTTCTTATCTCAATGCCAGCAGCCAGGGTCCTAACTTGGACGGCGAGTACTACATTACCTGGCTAGATCAATGGGACCCATATACAGCGCATCAATCAGACGTCAACAATCCCCAAGCTATTGCGACTGCCCAATCCACCCTCCAGAGCACTGTGAATAGTGGTGATTCTTTCAGCATCTATATGTTCAATGGGGGTACGAACTTCGGGTTTCAGAGCGGCTCGGATTATGGCAATGGAACTGAGCCTATTACAACCAGCTACGACTATGGTGCTCCTCTCGACGAATCAGGCCGGCCCAATGACATCTACCACGCGCTTCGTCAGACGCTTGGCCAATACTCACCACATCTGCCTGATGTTCCGCGTGTTGAGCCGATGATATCAATCCCACCGATTGATATCAAGCCATCGTTCCACCTGTTTGATGGTCTCCCCACCCCCCACAAAATGGAGTCGCCAACGAACATGGAGGCACTTGGTCAATGGTATGGGTTCACATTGTACCGGACCACTGCAAACGCGTCCTATAGTGGATTTCTTCAACCTGGTGTTGCGGCCAAGGACCGAGTTATCGTCTACGTCAATGGTGTGCGGCAGGGTGTCTTTGACAGTCGGTACCCGAACAATGCGCAACAAAATGTATCCGTCACCTTGAATTCTGGCGACGTCTTGGATCTCCTCAACGAGAACATGGGCCGTGTGAACTTTGGCTCGGACATTCCATATCAAACAAAGGGCGTCTTCGGTGATGTGACCGTGGGAGGTAGTATCTTGACCGGTTGGGAAGTATACACGCTGCCTTTGGCTAGCGGAATGGCCGAACCATGTGACGCCAGGAAACCGACCAACATCTCGTCCTCATCAAGCCCCATATTCTACACTGGTACCTTTGACCTCTCCACCGTCAGTGATACCTGGCTGGAACTTCCGGGATGGACTAAGGGTGTGATCTGGGTCAATGGCAACAATCTGGGTCGTTACTGGACGATTGGACCCCAGCAATCTTATTACCTGCCGGGTGTCTGGATGCAGAAGAAACATAACGTCATTCAGATTCTCAATTTGGAGCCCACCGGACAGGAGGGTACTGTTAGTGGTGTAACTGATCGTTCTTGGTTCAACAGACCGGATCCCGATGCTCCTTGA
- a CDS encoding uncharacterized protein (ID:PFLUO_003605-T1.cds;~source:funannotate), with protein MPGVTDIRRSVLITGCSPGGIGNSLAREFHRQGLRVFATARDAASISDLADVGIETLSLVVDDTDSVKSCFTDVESRLGDKGLDYLVNNAGRNYTVPAMEVELAEVRKTFETNLFAVITMCQTFLPLLIKAKGTIVQIGSIAGIIPYVFGSVYNASKAALHSFSDTLRVELAPFGVNVTTIVTGGVQSRIARTERTLLPNSMYSPIEAEYNRRVTHSQDGAMPHEAYARSVVAQVLYGSAPWRWLWPWARGRKSWVWEGNRSWVIWFLAGGWAWSGLFGRILTNMFKLYKIKGGGK; from the exons ATGCCGGGGGTTACAGATATTCGCCGGTCGGTGCTGATCACAGG ATGCTCTCCTGGCGGCATTGGGAATTCGCTCGCGCGTGAGTTTCATCGCCAGGGCCTACGCGTGTTTGCGACCGCCCGCGATGCCGCTTCCATTTCAGACTTGGCCGATGTTGGCATTGAGACCCTCagtctggtggtggatgacaCAGACAGCGTCAAGAGCTGTTTTACGGATGTAGAGTCCAGGCTTGGAGACAAGGGCTTGGACTATCTCGTGAACAATGC TGGTCGAA ACTACACGGTCCCGGCCATGGAAGTCGAGTTGGCCGAGGTCCGGAAGACCTTTGAGACCAACCTTTTCGCAGTAATCACCATGTGTCAGACATTCCTGCCACTcctgatcaaggccaagggcaCAATTGTCCAGATTGGATCTATAGCCGGG ATCATCCCATATGTCTTTGGATCCGTTTACAACGCCTCCAAGGCCGCATTGCACTCGTTCAGTGATACTCTTCGTGTGGAGCTGGCTCCATTCGG CGTCAATGTCACCACTATAGTCACCGGCGGCGTCCAGTCTCGAATCGCACGTACCGAGCGGACTCTCCTGCCGAATTCGATGTACTCTCCCATCGAGGCCGAGTATAATCGCCGCGTAACGCACAGTCAGGATGGTGCCATGCCTCATGAGGCCTATGCTCGCAGTGTGGTCGCGCAGGTGCTGTATGGGTCGGCGCCGTGGCGCTGGTTGTGGCCGTGGGCGCGTGGGCGCAAGAGTTGGGTCTGGGAGGGCAATCGCAGCTGGGTGATCTGGTTCCTTGCTGGAGGCTGGGCGTGGTCCGGGCTTTTCGGTCGGATTCTGACCAATATGTTTAAGTTGTACAAGATTAAGGGCGGGGGCAAATGA
- a CDS encoding uncharacterized protein (ID:PFLUO_003609-T1.cds;~source:funannotate) translates to MSISKPESDVILNRANVALARSQRLVASWLPAQTDEALTNVKSEEELQREEDEIFTAVPETLGVGAPLPEKAADGSWNRTELGSNDKLRKQLLGKNYDKVMKASASNQPLPSRTTPTGARNNMTSSAGQVHGPGKKEEEDDEDEEEGRTALVGKNKSNKKRGKDDTRQESARDTGAEDAENEATPAAVVQPPSSRAASSKGKKKATSYLDEILAERAKKRKKS, encoded by the exons ATGTCCATCTCTAAACCAGAGTCAGACGTGATCCTCAATCGCGCAAACGTCGCCCTCGCACGCAGCCAACGTCTCGTTGCATCATGGCTCCCCGCACAAACAGACGAGGCGCTCACCAACGTCAAGTCCGAGGAGGAACTACAAcgggaagaggatgagatctTTACTGCAGTGCCTGAAAC GCTAGGAGTCGGAGCCCCCCTCCCCGAAAAAGCTGCCGATGGAAGCTGGAACCGCACCGAGCTCGGTTCAAATGATAAGCTGCGCAAGCAATTGCTGGGCAAGAATTATGACAAGGTTATGAAGGCGTCTGCGTCGAATCAGCCGCTGCCTTCAAGGACGACTCCTACGGGTGCGAGGAATAATATGACATCTTCTGCGGGACAGGTGCACGGTcctggaaagaaagaagaggaagatgacgaggacgaagaggaagggcGTACCGCACTGGTGGGCAAGAACAAATCCAATaaaaagagagggaaggaCGATACGCGTCAAGAGTCGGCACGGGATACCGGTGCGGAGGATGCTGAGAATGAGGCAACGCCTGCTGCTGTGGTCCagccgccttcttctcgtgCTGCATCCTCGAAGGGCaaaaagaaggcgacgagTTATTTGGATGAGATCTTGGCTGAGAGggccaagaagagaaagaagagttgA